A genomic stretch from Bradyrhizobium quebecense includes:
- a CDS encoding putative bifunctional diguanylate cyclase/phosphodiesterase has protein sequence MQFASQTGEPDQSMSPTISAALVDSLFMNPAPMIFGAFGPAIAGAVIAFVTGNLLSWLCVPLFIVVGLARALQMYRYQQRSSRLTVEESVTWEKRYRIGSLAYGITLGLWGAAVLLTTSDAAAHMLCVTTVVAYTSAGVGRTFGRPQIFHQHLLMSIGPLIAALMYVGGPYHIALALLSLVFFSAIRHLTSSLQRIYVNAWIAKEREAALAGQFDTALNNMPHGLCMFSADGRLAVMNHRFIEMMQLSDDFVQRGASATDICNACVLSGAISAAAAQQILYEIESSQRGDIVTSDPDPAQNRSLDWTFQPMAGGGTVLLVEDITERKDAEARISHLARYDELTALPNRVNFRDEIGRLLAVQHGDHRSALLFVDLDQFKQVNDTLGHPCGDQLLCAVAERLREMLRPEDFVARFGGDEFVVFQQNIHSHEDAAALARRIVDRLSERYKIDNHLVEIGASVGIAMTAPGVGADTLLKNADMALYRAKADGRGTFCFFRDEMAQTVEARRILELDLRKALANEEFELFYQPLINLKSGKVSTCEALLRWNHPVRGTVSPVDIIPVAEDMGLIVDLGRWILRKACMECMKWPEAVSVAVNFSPQQFHQRDVLSEVRYALEVSGLPAQRLEIEITESSLLHNTELTHDVLSQLRSLGVRISLDDFGTGYSSLSYLHNFPLQKVKIDRSFLEGIDSDRPLTLLRGVARLSADLGMSVVVEGIETNEQLELISADGAVTEAQGYLFSRPVPAVRIRQLLNASHGRRTDDQLHVVPSRSIA, from the coding sequence ATGCAGTTTGCAAGCCAGACGGGAGAACCGGACCAGTCGATGTCGCCGACGATCTCCGCGGCGCTGGTCGATTCCCTGTTCATGAACCCCGCGCCCATGATCTTCGGCGCCTTCGGCCCCGCCATCGCGGGCGCCGTGATTGCGTTCGTCACCGGCAATCTGCTGTCCTGGCTGTGCGTGCCGCTGTTCATCGTGGTGGGTCTGGCGCGCGCGCTGCAGATGTACCGCTATCAGCAGCGCAGTTCCCGTCTCACCGTCGAAGAATCCGTGACGTGGGAGAAGCGCTACCGGATCGGCAGCCTCGCCTACGGTATCACGCTTGGTCTGTGGGGCGCAGCCGTGCTGCTCACGACCAGCGATGCCGCCGCCCATATGCTCTGCGTGACCACGGTGGTCGCCTACACCTCAGCGGGGGTAGGGCGGACCTTCGGCCGGCCGCAGATCTTCCACCAGCATCTGCTGATGTCGATCGGTCCCCTGATCGCGGCGCTGATGTATGTCGGCGGTCCCTATCACATCGCCCTTGCGCTGCTGAGCCTGGTGTTCTTCAGCGCTATCCGGCACCTCACCTCCAGCCTGCAGCGCATCTACGTCAACGCATGGATCGCCAAGGAGCGCGAGGCGGCGCTGGCGGGCCAGTTCGATACCGCGCTGAACAACATGCCGCACGGCCTGTGCATGTTCAGCGCCGATGGCCGCCTTGCGGTGATGAACCACCGCTTCATCGAGATGATGCAGCTGTCGGACGATTTCGTGCAGCGCGGCGCCAGCGCGACCGACATCTGCAATGCCTGCGTGCTGTCCGGCGCGATCTCGGCCGCAGCCGCACAACAGATTCTCTACGAGATCGAGAGCTCACAGCGCGGCGACATCGTCACCAGCGACCCCGATCCGGCCCAGAACCGTTCGCTGGACTGGACGTTCCAGCCGATGGCAGGCGGCGGCACGGTCTTGCTGGTCGAGGACATCACCGAGCGCAAGGACGCCGAGGCCAGGATCAGCCACCTTGCGCGCTACGACGAGCTGACCGCGCTGCCCAATCGCGTCAATTTCCGCGACGAGATCGGCCGGCTGCTCGCCGTGCAGCACGGCGACCATCGCTCCGCATTGCTGTTCGTCGACCTCGACCAGTTCAAGCAGGTCAACGATACGCTCGGCCATCCCTGCGGCGACCAGCTGCTCTGCGCGGTCGCCGAACGGCTGCGCGAGATGCTGCGTCCGGAGGATTTCGTGGCCCGGTTCGGCGGCGACGAGTTCGTCGTGTTCCAGCAGAACATCCACTCGCATGAGGACGCCGCGGCATTGGCGCGGCGCATCGTCGACCGCCTCAGCGAGCGCTACAAGATCGACAACCATCTGGTCGAGATCGGCGCCAGCGTCGGCATCGCCATGACCGCGCCGGGCGTCGGCGCCGACACGCTGCTGAAGAACGCCGACATGGCGCTCTACCGCGCCAAGGCCGACGGCCGCGGCACTTTCTGCTTCTTCCGCGACGAGATGGCGCAAACCGTCGAGGCCCGCCGGATCCTCGAGCTCGATCTGCGCAAGGCGCTCGCCAACGAGGAATTCGAGCTGTTCTACCAGCCGCTGATCAACCTGAAGTCCGGCAAGGTGAGCACCTGCGAGGCGCTGCTGCGCTGGAACCATCCGGTGCGCGGCACGGTCTCGCCGGTCGACATCATTCCGGTCGCCGAGGACATGGGCCTGATCGTCGATCTCGGCCGCTGGATCCTGCGCAAGGCCTGCATGGAATGCATGAAGTGGCCGGAGGCAGTGAGCGTCGCGGTCAACTTCTCGCCGCAGCAGTTCCATCAGCGCGACGTGCTGAGCGAGGTCCGCTACGCGCTCGAGGTCTCCGGCCTGCCGGCGCAACGCCTCGAGATCGAGATCACCGAATCCTCGCTGCTGCACAACACCGAGCTGACCCACGACGTGTTGTCGCAACTGCGTTCGCTCGGCGTGCGGATCTCGCTGGATGATTTCGGCACCGGCTACTCGTCGCTCAGCTACCTGCACAATTTCCCGCTGCAAAAGGTCAAGATCGACCGCTCCTTCCTGGAAGGCATCGACAGCGATCGCCCGTTGACCCTGCTGCGCGGGGTGGCGCGGTTGTCG